The genomic interval AGCGCTTGCCCAATTGGCGGTGGCGACGAGGTCGTAAGGGGTGGTGGGAACGTTGTCCTTTGTCGCATCCACTGCCAGCCAGTCGCCCATGTTGAATTGGGACCTCCAGATGTAGTCTGGGTTGGCTTGTTCGAGATACTGGAGGAAACGCGTCATGGCGCTCCAGTTTTCACGAATGATGTCGTTGTCGCCGTAACGACGCCAATTGGACCAGACGAATGTAATGCTGGCGTCCGCCCAACCAGGCGCGCCCTCGACGAGCGTGTTGAACCTCGGGATCGCGCCGGGCGACAAAGCCGGAAGGTTGCCGTTTGGAGATTGATCTGTTCTGACGTCATCCAGTTGGCGGCGCGTGAACGCAGCGACGTCCATGTTGAACGCGGCAGCGTCATAGAAGACACTCGGGTCGGCCAACCAAGGCAGGCGCTCGTCGCGTTGGGGACAATCGGTGAAGACCCCCATGAGATTTGAACGCTGCGTCCACACCGCATTGCGCCAAATCTGTTGGATGAGTGCGTTGTCGGTGAAGAGGCGTCCCGTCACCGCGAGATCGCTGTGAACGACAATGCCTTCGACCGAATTCAGCGTCGGCAGCGTGGGCAGGCCGACTATCTGCACATACCGAAAACCATGATAGGTGAACTTGGGCTCGAAGGTTTCTCCGTTTGTATGCCCCGCCAATATGAAGACATCCAGCGCCTCAGCGCCACGGAGATTGGATTGATCGACCTCGCCAGTTGCCGTGAGAAGTTCCGCAAAGCGAAGCTCAACACGTGCGCCGACCGGGCCTTTGGTGCGCAGGCGGCACCAACCTGCAAAATTCTGTCCGAAGTCGAATACGTAGACGCCCGGCGCCGGATTGGTCAGCTGCGTGGCCTTTAGTGTTTGCGTGGCGCGGATGGGTGGGCTGCATTGCGCCGCCAGCTCGCATGTCGGGCGATCGGCGGCCTCGGCGTAGGCCCAACGAGTATCGTCGAAATCAATTGTGTCCCATCCGGCTTGTTCGTAACGGCCGTCATAGACTTCCCCGTTATAGATTTCGGACCGGCGAATGGCGGAGTCGGAGGTACGCCAGTCGCAATCGGTATTGATCGTTTCTCGCAAGCCATCGTCATAGGTAAGCTCAAGCTGCGCCAAGATCCGGGATGGCGGCGCGCCCCACGGGTAACGTCCTCCAGGTGTGATCGGGCCAGCATACCAACCATCTCCAACGATGACGCCAAGGACATTAGAGCCGTCGTTGATCAACGGCGTGACGTCATAGGTGCGATATAACAAGCGCTTTCGGAAATCCGAGACCTCAGGCGTTAGCACTGCGTCGCCGACGCGTTGGCCGTTAAGGCGAGCCTCAAGGAACCCGAGCGCTGTAGCGTAGAGGCGTGCGGATCGGATTGGCTTTTCGACGCGGAATTCCTTGCGCAGTAGAGCGGCCGGTTTAGCAGGCCAAGGCTCTCCCGCATTTTCCGACGAGGGGCGCGCAGGCATCCATGAAGCGTCGTCATAATCGAACCCGAACCAGCCGGGTTCCGCTTCGAGGTTTGTCGTCCAACCTGATGCGCCCGTCAGCCGAACCACGCTCCCGTCTATCGCATGGATCCGGACAAAGGGCGCCATGGCGGCGGCGCTGGATGATATCGATCCACTCATGCGATCATCAGTCGGCGCCATTTCGATCGCGAGAACGTGCTCGCCTGGCGACATTGGTCCGAGCGCCAATTCTTGCATCGCCGGTCGCGTCGCTGCATATTGTTTTGGCGCAGTAAGGTCGACCGACGTCCCGTCAACCCGAACGCTGCGGAGCTGTTCGGTTATGCCCGTCCCAACATAGAACACGCCGTCCGATGAGGGCGTTCTGAGCGAGAATTTCAAACGGAAATAGCGAGGACGTTGATCGCGGGAGGTGTCTCCCCAAATCCAATGCAAGCCTGCGCGCCGATCAGCTCGGGCTACTTCGTCTTCGGCCGCAAGCCATGTGGCCGTCCAATCGGCAGGTTCGATTAAACCCATTTCCCACCAGCTTGCGGCGCTTGTTCTTGGCGGATCCTCCGCGCTTTCCCAAACCTGGACACGCCACCAGCATCGATCGCGTGAAGAGAGCGGGCGGCCCTCATATCTCACATCAAAGGAGCTGCTCGAATGGATGCGCCCGCTATCCCAAAAATCGCCATTATCCGCCATCAACGCCGCTTCGCTGCTGGCTACGACGATGCGATATGCGTATTGATGAACATTGCGCCTATCCGACAGTAACTGCCAGGATAGGCGGGGGCGCGTGTTCGCTAAGCCCAGGGGGCAGTCTTGCAGGTCTACCTGGAGGCCGAGGACTTTCATGTCTGCCGATCGTTGGTCTAGCGGCGACCGCGTCACCCAATTTCTCCCGCTCTCATACGATACCTGGTGCGGCGGACGCACGTCGCCGTTCTTGCGCCTTGCGATCGCGCCAACCGCTTTTGCGGTAGAGCGCGATTGGATCAGCGGCGCCGCCGGCTTCCACGCGGGCGAGCGCGAGCAGTGGCCTGACATCATGGTTGTAGGCGCGCCGCAGGGTTTGGAAGGCGGCCATGACGTCGTTTGCGTCTTGCGCGGCGGCCAGCTCATCACGATTGACGACGAGCGCATGTGTGAAGGCGGCGGCGATAGCTTCCGCGCTCGAGAGCAGGCTTTCTATCGGATCAGTTATATTGTGCGATTGATCGATCATGTAGGCCGGATGAAAACGCGCGCTATTGCGTGCTTCGGCTTCCACGAGTTCATTGAAGATTAGAAAGAGCTGGTGGGGATTGATCGAGCCGGAATCCAGGTCGTCATCGCCATACTTCGAATCATTGAAATGGAAACCGCCGAGTTTTCCCGCGGCATCCAGCCGGGCGACGATTTGCTCGATGTTGACGTTGGGAGCGTGGTGTCCGAGATCAATGAGGCATTGCGCTTTGGGCCCGAGTTCTTGAGCAGCGAGGAGGCTTGAGCCCCAATCAGAGATGACGGTGGAATAGAACGCCGGTTCGTAAAGTTTGTGCTCCAGCAGCATGAACCAATCGTTTGGCAGCGCACTGTAGATCTGGGCGGCGCTGTCGAGATAGCGGTCGAAGGATTTCGAGAGGCTTTGCTGGCCTGGGAAATTGGCGCCATCGCCGATCCAGACGGTGAGCGCCTTAGAGCCGAGTTTCCGGCCAATCTCTATGCATGCGAGATTGTGTTCGATGGCTTGGTCACGCGTTGGCGCTTGCGTGTGTGTAAGCGAACCGTAACGATAGGAACGCTTCTGATCGGATTGATCCTGAAAAGTATTTGAATTTACCGCGTCGAAGCCTAGGCCGAGCGCGGCGGCTTTGTCTTTTAGCGCGGCCGGGTCTTCGGTCCAGTCCCACGGAAAATGCGGTGAGACGCGCGGGGTGTTGCGGCCAAGTTGTTGAACTACGGCGCAATCTTCGAGCTTCTCGTCGATGTTGGTCGGTTCGCCGGGCATCGGAAATTTCGCAAAGCGCGTGCCGCCGACGCCCGCGCCCCACGTCGGCGTTGCAAGTTCCAGTCGTTTGACGCGTTGTTTGATCTTGTCGGCATCAACGCCGCTGCGGCTCAGGCGGCGCTTCAGATGATCGTAATCGTCTTCCAGCACTTCCCTATGCGCTGTGTTGTGGCTTTCGATCAGTTCCATGGCGATGGGCAGATCGGGCGCGATCATGTACGCCTCCCTTACCGAACGAACGCTTGCGCGTTGCCGGCGTCAACATTGATCACGTTGCCGGTGGATTTTGCTGAGGCGTCTCCCGCGAAGAACAATACAGCCTCCGCAATGTCTTCGGGTAATACGTTGAGTTTCAGCATTGAACGTTTGCGGTAATGCTCTTCCAATTCCTCGCCGGAATCGACGCCGTAGGCGGCCGCACGTTGCTGGCGCCACTCGCCATCCCAAATGCGTGAGCCGCGGATCACCGCGTCGGGATTGACGACGTTGACCCGAATACCGGCTTCGGCGCCCTCCAGCGCCAAGCAGCGAGCCAAATGCACCGCAGCGGCTTTAGCCGAAGCATAAGCGGATGCATTAGGCGTCGCCGCCAATGCATTCTTTGAACCGATGAAAATGATCGATCCCCGATTTCGGCGCATCAAGGGGAAGGCGGCGCGCGCGGACAGAAAATAGCCCTGGGCGAGGACGTCGTAATTCTGTTTCCAGAGCGCCACACTTGTCTCTTCGATCGGTGCGGAGGAGGCGAGGCCCGCGTTCGCGACCATAATGTCGAGGCCGCCGAAAGCGCGCACCGCCACGTCGAAGGCCGCCTGTACCTGAAGTTCATCAGTGACGTCGCAAACGGCGGAAGCGACGACATCTTTGCCGAATTGTTGTACGAGAGCGGCGTGCATCGCCTCTAGCGCTGTTGCGTCGCGGTCGACGAGCGTGACGCATGCGCCTTCGTCTAAAAGCCGTGTTGCGGTCGCAGCGCCGATGCCACCGGCTGCGCCCGTGACGAGCGCCGCTTTGCCGGCCAGCGGCTTAGGTTTTGGCATACGCTGCAGCTTGGCTTCTTCTAGCGTCCAATATTCGATGGCGTAGGCTTCGCTTTCAGGCAGGCCCACATACACACCGGTGGCCTCGGCGCCGCGCATCACATTGATAGCGTTGGCGTAGAATTCACCCGCTAAGCGCGCGGTGGTTTTGTCGCCGGCGAACGTGAAGCGCCCAACGCCCGGTAACAAAATCACCACCGGATTTGGATCGCGCATGGCCGGATCGCCTGGCTTGGCGTTGCGGTCATAATAAGCGCGATAGTTGCAGCGATAGGCTTCCAAGGCTTCATTCAAATAGCCCTCTGAATCGGCCTTCGCCGGATCAAGCGCGAGCGGGGCAATCTTCGTGCGCAGAAAATGATCAGGGCAGGATGTGCCGACTGCAGCGAGGCGCTGGAATTCCTTTGAGCCCACGAATTCCAAGGTTTCCGCATCGTCGCTGAAATGACCAATGCGACCACGTGCGCCAGCCATCAGGCCGCGTAGTCGCGGCATCAACTTTATGGCGGCGGCCTCGCGCTCCGCCGGTCCCAGCGCGGTCACAACTTCGCCGCCGAACGCGGGTGCCTTGGCGAGCTTGGCGTTCAAATACGTCGCGGCGCGCGCAATGAGGTCGATCGTATTTTCGTAGCACGTCTTGGCGCTGTCGCCCCAGCAGATGATGCCGTGCCCGGCGAGCATGACGCCGCGCAGGTGCGGGTGGTATCGCACATAGTCACGCAGATCGACACCCAGCTGGAACCCTGGCCTACGCCAAGCAAGCCAGCCAACTTGGCCCTCATATATCTCCTCAGTGGATTGTTCGCCGCCGGATGACGCCGCCAGCGCAATCACAGCATCGGGATGGACATGATCCACATGTTCAAAAGGCAATAGCGCGTGCAAAGGCGTATCGATCGATGCGGCACGCGTATTCAAATTGAAGGTGCAGTGCGGCAGCAGGGCCACCATCTCGTCCTCCAAATGGAAGCCACGATAGAGCCCTTCGAGCTGCACGAGTTTGTCGAGGTAGAGCGTCGCGAAGCCGTCTCGCTTCATCGATCCGATGTCGCCGCCCGAACCCTTCACCCAAAGGACACGGGCGTTCGCGCCTGTCAGGGGATCGGTATTGGTAAGTTTCGCCGACGTGTTGCCGCCGCCGAAATTTGTGACCGTGAGATCCGAGCCAAGCAGGTTGGAGCGGTAAAGCAGCAAGTCTGCCGCGGAAAGTGAAGCGGCCTTCTCGTCGGACCAGCGACTAGTGGGGACGGCGAAGGCAATACCTCCGCGGCATCGAGCGGTATCGGACATATGTTTCGTCTACCAAGCGGACAGCCATGATGACAAGCATCTAAGATATCAGTAAGGAAGGGGGTGTTGTAAAGGATGCTGTATGGCCGGGGACTGCGTGCTCGTCCTCGACGTGGGTAAGAGCAACACGAAGCTCACCCTTTGGACCGCAGCGGGACGCCGTCTGGCAGGTCGCGTTCGGCCAAATTCGAGCGTGCGGGCGCCGACCCATGCCGCCCTTGATGTTGAGGGTATCGAGAGCTGGCTCGAGGGCTCGCTCGCCGAGCTTTCCGAAATCGCCGATGTCGGGTTCATCGTTCCTGTTGCGCATGGCGCGGCGGCCGCTCTGCTCGACGGTGATCAATTGGCGTTGCCGCCGGCGTGCTATGAGGAGTTTCCCCCGCCGCCGCTTTACGCCGAATATGATGCGCTGCGCGATCCCTTCGTCGACACCGGATCCCCACGATTCCCTGAAGGGCTGAACCTCGGCGCTCAGCTCTATCGGTTGGAAACCCTCGCGCCGCAGATTTGGCCGAGCGCGGGCGTACTTGTCACCTATCCGCAGTATTGGGCTTGGCGCCTATCAGGTATTGCTTCGACGGAGGTCACCAGTCTCGGCTGTCACTCGGATTTGTGGCGCCCCTTTGAGCGTCGCTTTTCCAATCTCGCGGTGAAGCGCGGATGGGCGGAGCGATTTGCGCCCCTCCGTGACGCGCGCGAAATATTAGGTCCAATCACGCGTGAGTGGGCGCATCGCACGGGTTTGCCTTCCGATTGCCAAGTGCTGTGTGGGGTTCACGATAGCAATGCCGCTTTCCACGGAGCGCGCGCGCATAGCGAACTCGCCGGCCGGGATGTCACGGTGATTTCGACGGGCACTTGGTTTGTCGCGATGCGCGCCCCGGCCCCGGAATCACCATTTGACCCTGGGCGGCTCTGCCCCGAGCGCGACACGCTGCTCAATGTGGATATCGACGGCAATCCAGCGCCTTCCGCCCGCTTCATGGGCGGCCGCGAGGTCGAGTTCTTAGTTGGTGGAGACGACAGTCCGCTCCGCGCCCCGGACTTTGTCCGCGATGTGGCGCCTAAAGCCATCTGCGACGTGCTGGTTAGCGGCAGCATGATAGCGCCCACTTTTGCACGCGGCGTGGGACCCTTCCCTAAACGGGAGGGACGCTGGGAAGGCCCAGAACTCAAGGGCGCAGCGCGTCGCGCTGCCGTCGGGCTCTATCTCGCACTCGTCGCGGACGCCTCGCTTTCGCTCATTGGTGCGTGCGATGCGATCGTGGTGGAGGGGCGCTTTGCAGAAGATGCAAGTTTTATCGGCATGCTCGCATCGCTTCGTTCCGATGCCGACGTGTACATCACGACTTCCAACGATGCGCTGGCGTTTGGAGCGCAACGCCTCGTCAATGACGCTCTAACGCCGCCTGAAGCGCTCAAAAAAGCGTCGCCTCTGCCCTATGAGGTGGGCGCTTATGCGTCGAGATGGAAGCATGCGCTCGTGGGGGGCAGAGAACGGGCATGATAGCGGCATCGATCTCGGATTATCGCGAACTCGCCCGTAGAAGGCTGCCACGCTTCCTTTTCGACTATATCGACGGTGGCTCATGCGGCGAGGAGACGCTTCGGCGCAATCGTCAAGACCTCATGGAGGTCACGCTCCGCCAGCGCGTGCTGCGGGACGTCTCCCAAATCGACTTGAGCACGACATTGCTTGGCCAACATTTGTCCTTGCCGGTTGCCTTGGGGCCGATCGGGCTTGCGGGGATAAACGCAAGACGTGGCGAAGTGCAGGCTGCGCGCGCCGCGGAGGCCGCTGGCGTACCATTTACACTCTCAACCGTCGGCGTCTGTTCATTGCAAGAGGTCAGCGCCGGGATCGCTAAGCCCTTCTGGTTTCAGCTCTACATGATCCGCGATCGCGGTTTCATGAGCGAATTGCTGGCGCAAGCGGAAACGGCGCAATGCAGTGCGCTGGTGTTCACCGTCGACATGCCCGTGCCGGGCGCGCGTTATCGCGATGTGCGTTCAGGCCTTGCTGGTGCGCCGGGCCTTCGAGGTCAGTTGCGCCGGTTCGCCCAGGCCATGACGCGTCCATCGTGGGCATGGGACGTGGGGGTGTGCGGAGGCCCCCACAACCTTGGCAATGTCGCACCAGTTCTCGAAGGCCGGAGCGGCGTGGAAGACTTCTTTACGTGGATGCGCGACAATTTCGATCCTTCCGTCAACTGGTCGGACCTCGAATGGGTGCGGGCACGATGGCGCGGACCGCTGATACTGAAGGGTATCCTCGATCCAGAAGATGCGGCGGCGGCCGCGCACATGGGCGCTGACGCTATCGTTGTCTCCAATCATGGCGGCCGCCAACTGGACGGCGTGAGTTCAAGCGCACGCGCACTTCCACGCATTGCTGATAAAGTTGGAGACAGCCTCACAATCCTGGCCGATGGCGGCGTCCGTTCTGGCCTTGATGTCGTGCGTATGCTCGCTCTCGGCGCTAGGTGCGTCTTGCTCGGTCGCGCTTGGGCACATGCGTTAGGCGCGCGCGGCGAGCGAGGCGTCGCTCATGTGTTGGACATCATCGGCAAGGAAATGCGTGTGGCAATGTCCCTATCCGGGGTGACCCGTGTCGACCAAATCACGTGCGAGATCGTCGACGACGTCGCGCGGTGTGACATGCGGCGCGAGATCACGAAGCGCCTGAGAGACGTGCGTAGAGGGGAACCTTGGGCAGGGCGCGCGTCGCGGCCCGAGAGTTCGAACGATACTGATGCTTGAAAGGGTGTAATATGCATTCGAACGGCAAAGAGGCGTCCGCAATGGCGGCAAGCGGATCCGGCTCACCGCCGTCAGGAATTGTTGGGCCGTCCACACAAGCTTCGGCGGATATATGTATCCAGAATACCGACTGGGGCCGGATTCGCGGTTTCAATTACCACCCAAGTTACGCAACAAATCTGATCGAAATTTGGGATCGATTTGATCCGGCAATTATCGCCATCGAGTTGGCGCGAGGGAAGCAGTATTTTCCCAGCATCAATGCGTTGCGATGGTGGTTGTCATGGGACGCGTTTTTGCGCGACCCGTCGGCTTTCCTCGAGAAGGTCCGAGACATCATTGCATTGTCCGAAGCGATCGGATGCCGCGTGATGCCCGTGCTTTTCAATCGGACGCATTTGCCGCCGCTGGATTTTGGAAGCATTTATATCGACCATTTCCTTCCAGGCAGCTTCCTCAACCAAGAAGGCATGTTCAACGACTACATCGACAGTCTGGTCGGAGAGTTCGCGGGCGATCCACGCATTTTGGCGTGGGACTTATGCAATGAGCCGTTTTGGTATGCAGATCGGCCGATGCAAAAGCGCGATGGAACGATGTTTCCTGGTGTCCACCACAGCATCGCGGACGCCGAAGCGAGCTGGCTCTCATCCATTTTTGAGAGATGCAAACGCCAACAACCGAGCGCGCCTTTGACAGTCGGGGCATGGGCGAATGCATCATTGCACCGTGTGAACGATTATTCGGATGTGCTCTCCATGCATTGCTATTACAATCCCGGTGAGGAGAGCGCAGCCCAAACGAGCGTGGATCAATCCGCCTTTGAGCAGAGCTTGGATGATAGCCTTGCATTTGCGAAAAAGGTTGGAAA from Terricaulis silvestris carries:
- a CDS encoding cellulase family glycosylhydrolase; its protein translation is MHSNGKEASAMAASGSGSPPSGIVGPSTQASADICIQNTDWGRIRGFNYHPSYATNLIEIWDRFDPAIIAIELARGKQYFPSINALRWWLSWDAFLRDPSAFLEKVRDIIALSEAIGCRVMPVLFNRTHLPPLDFGSIYIDHFLPGSFLNQEGMFNDYIDSLVGEFAGDPRILAWDLCNEPFWYADRPMQKRDGTMFPGVHHSIADAEASWLSSIFERCKRQQPSAPLTVGAWANASLHRVNDYSDVLSMHCYYNPGEESAAQTSVDQSAFEQSLDDSLAFAKKVGKPLFVTECCWGNLNDAMRVRRAGVELAQLSRRGLGFMAYVMHHSRMPDSHGRDGGPVGMPQDLSFIDANGRLRPGHEFFNAF
- a CDS encoding TIM barrel protein, yielding MIAPDLPIAMELIESHNTAHREVLEDDYDHLKRRLSRSGVDADKIKQRVKRLELATPTWGAGVGGTRFAKFPMPGEPTNIDEKLEDCAVVQQLGRNTPRVSPHFPWDWTEDPAALKDKAAALGLGFDAVNSNTFQDQSDQKRSYRYGSLTHTQAPTRDQAIEHNLACIEIGRKLGSKALTVWIGDGANFPGQQSLSKSFDRYLDSAAQIYSALPNDWFMLLEHKLYEPAFYSTVISDWGSSLLAAQELGPKAQCLIDLGHHAPNVNIEQIVARLDAAGKLGGFHFNDSKYGDDDLDSGSINPHQLFLIFNELVEAEARNSARFHPAYMIDQSHNITDPIESLLSSAEAIAAAFTHALVVNRDELAAAQDANDVMAAFQTLRRAYNHDVRPLLALARVEAGGAADPIALYRKSGWRDRKAQERRRASAAPGIV
- a CDS encoding bifunctional rhamnulose-1-phosphate aldolase/short-chain dehydrogenase, with translation MSDTARCRGGIAFAVPTSRWSDEKAASLSAADLLLYRSNLLGSDLTVTNFGGGNTSAKLTNTDPLTGANARVLWVKGSGGDIGSMKRDGFATLYLDKLVQLEGLYRGFHLEDEMVALLPHCTFNLNTRAASIDTPLHALLPFEHVDHVHPDAVIALAASSGGEQSTEEIYEGQVGWLAWRRPGFQLGVDLRDYVRYHPHLRGVMLAGHGIICWGDSAKTCYENTIDLIARAATYLNAKLAKAPAFGGEVVTALGPAEREAAAIKLMPRLRGLMAGARGRIGHFSDDAETLEFVGSKEFQRLAAVGTSCPDHFLRTKIAPLALDPAKADSEGYLNEALEAYRCNYRAYYDRNAKPGDPAMRDPNPVVILLPGVGRFTFAGDKTTARLAGEFYANAINVMRGAEATGVYVGLPESEAYAIEYWTLEEAKLQRMPKPKPLAGKAALVTGAAGGIGAATATRLLDEGACVTLVDRDATALEAMHAALVQQFGKDVVASAVCDVTDELQVQAAFDVAVRAFGGLDIMVANAGLASSAPIEETSVALWKQNYDVLAQGYFLSARAAFPLMRRNRGSIIFIGSKNALAATPNASAYASAKAAAVHLARCLALEGAEAGIRVNVVNPDAVIRGSRIWDGEWRQQRAAAYGVDSGEELEEHYRKRSMLKLNVLPEDIAEAVLFFAGDASAKSTGNVINVDAGNAQAFVR
- a CDS encoding alpha-L-rhamnosidase, which produces MGLIEPADWTATWLAAEDEVARADRRAGLHWIWGDTSRDQRPRYFRLKFSLRTPSSDGVFYVGTGITEQLRSVRVDGTSVDLTAPKQYAATRPAMQELALGPMSPGEHVLAIEMAPTDDRMSGSISSSAAAMAPFVRIHAIDGSVVRLTGASGWTTNLEAEPGWFGFDYDDASWMPARPSSENAGEPWPAKPAALLRKEFRVEKPIRSARLYATALGFLEARLNGQRVGDAVLTPEVSDFRKRLLYRTYDVTPLINDGSNVLGVIVGDGWYAGPITPGGRYPWGAPPSRILAQLELTYDDGLRETINTDCDWRTSDSAIRRSEIYNGEVYDGRYEQAGWDTIDFDDTRWAYAEAADRPTCELAAQCSPPIRATQTLKATQLTNPAPGVYVFDFGQNFAGWCRLRTKGPVGARVELRFAELLTATGEVDQSNLRGAEALDVFILAGHTNGETFEPKFTYHGFRYVQIVGLPTLPTLNSVEGIVVHSDLAVTGRLFTDNALIQQIWRNAVWTQRSNLMGVFTDCPQRDERLPWLADPSVFYDAAAFNMDVAAFTRRQLDDVRTDQSPNGNLPALSPGAIPRFNTLVEGAPGWADASITFVWSNWRRYGDNDIIRENWSAMTRFLQYLEQANPDYIWRSQFNMGDWLAVDATKDNVPTTPYDLVATANWASATERMGRMATAIGRIDDADNLQRLHAHIRSAFIAAFVGPDGIIGNGSQTSYVLALQYGLVPEGLRAIAAERLADNIRVRGTLMTTGIFGTAHILDVLVDAGYSDLAYDLLLRTDYPSWGYMIAKGATTIWERWNGDQGNLAMNSYNHPALGSVCGFLFRRVAGVHALEPGFKKIAVRPVLNPRVRRGGADYDSVVGRISTAWWQHSDLTLHLDVTIPANTEAVVSVPARPSAIVREGGRLVDRRTDMRIERRLDHEIEISIGSGTYHFRVSD
- a CDS encoding FGGY-family carbohydrate kinase, producing the protein MAGDCVLVLDVGKSNTKLTLWTAAGRRLAGRVRPNSSVRAPTHAALDVEGIESWLEGSLAELSEIADVGFIVPVAHGAAAALLDGDQLALPPACYEEFPPPPLYAEYDALRDPFVDTGSPRFPEGLNLGAQLYRLETLAPQIWPSAGVLVTYPQYWAWRLSGIASTEVTSLGCHSDLWRPFERRFSNLAVKRGWAERFAPLRDAREILGPITREWAHRTGLPSDCQVLCGVHDSNAAFHGARAHSELAGRDVTVISTGTWFVAMRAPAPESPFDPGRLCPERDTLLNVDIDGNPAPSARFMGGREVEFLVGGDDSPLRAPDFVRDVAPKAICDVLVSGSMIAPTFARGVGPFPKREGRWEGPELKGAARRAAVGLYLALVADASLSLIGACDAIVVEGRFAEDASFIGMLASLRSDADVYITTSNDALAFGAQRLVNDALTPPEALKKASPLPYEVGAYASRWKHALVGGRERA